The Streptosporangiales bacterium genome includes a window with the following:
- a CDS encoding flavodoxin, with translation MPTLLIVHHTASPALDSMFQKALEGATTDEIEGVDVVIKPALAATAVDVLAADGFLLGTPANIGYMSGALKHFFDQIYYPCLTATVNAPYGMYVHGASDTTGAVRAIESIGKGLGWQPVHEPVSVVGEVGAADLDSCWDLGATVAASLMP, from the coding sequence ATGCCGACCCTGTTGATCGTGCACCACACCGCCTCGCCTGCGCTCGACTCGATGTTCCAGAAGGCGCTCGAAGGCGCCACCACGGACGAGATCGAAGGCGTCGACGTGGTCATCAAACCCGCGCTCGCGGCCACCGCGGTGGACGTGCTCGCCGCCGACGGCTTCCTGCTCGGCACGCCGGCGAACATCGGCTACATGTCCGGCGCGCTGAAGCACTTCTTCGACCAGATCTACTACCCGTGCCTGACCGCCACGGTGAACGCGCCGTACGGGATGTACGTGCACGGCGCGAGCGATACCACCGGCGCCGTCCGTGCGATCGAGAGCATCGGCAAGGGGCTCGGCTGGCAGCCGGTGCACGAGCCGGTGAGCGTCGTCGGCGAGGTCGGGGCGGCGGACCTGGACAGCTGCTGGGACCTCGGCGCCACCGTCGCCGCGAGCCTGATGCCATGA
- a CDS encoding DUF952 domain-containing protein, whose protein sequence is MSEPLFHLAFRSDWAVARETGRYEISTRGQTLAEVGFIHCALRHQVRGVADAFYADADDLVPLVVDQEQLDAPVVHEPPAPGLPDFPHLYGALPVAAVTDVLPVGRAADGNWQLPV, encoded by the coding sequence ATGAGCGAGCCGCTGTTCCACCTCGCGTTCCGCTCCGACTGGGCGGTCGCGCGCGAGACCGGGCGCTACGAGATCTCCACCCGCGGCCAGACGCTCGCCGAGGTCGGGTTCATCCACTGCGCGCTGCGGCACCAGGTGCGCGGCGTCGCGGACGCGTTCTACGCCGACGCGGACGACCTGGTGCCGCTGGTCGTCGACCAGGAGCAACTGGACGCACCCGTCGTGCATGAGCCGCCCGCACCCGGGCTGCCGGACTTCCCGCACCTCTACGGCGCGTTGCCGGTGGCCGCCGTCACCGACGTTCTCCCCGTCGGCCGGGCAGCCGACGGGAACTGGCAGCTGCCGGTGTAG
- the gabT gene encoding 4-aminobutyrate--2-oxoglutarate transaminase, producing the protein MSQQRKLVTEVPGPRSRELMARRKGAVAQGYGHVAPVFVERASGAVVEDVDGNAFIDFSSGIAVTSVGHAAPRVVDGVREQVGNLTHICFNVAPFEAYVRVCEELNNRTPGTYEKRSALFNSGAEAVENAVKIARRHTGRQAVVVFDHAYHGRTNLTMALTAKNVPYKDGFGPFAPEVYRVPMSYPFREPVEMSGAEAADRALAMVESQIGGANVACVLVEPIQGEGGFVVPAPGFLGRLQEWCGANGALFVADEIQTGFCRTGDWFACEHEGIVPDLVTLAKGMAGGLPLAGVTGRAEVMDAVPPGGLGGTYAGNPVACAAALGAIETMAAEDLAGRARHIGDVMLKRLGELQTRDGCIGDVRGRGAMMAVELVQPGTRTPAAELTAAVSRATQERGLLTLTCGTNNNVLRFLPPLVLDDALLDDGLTVLGEAFDAVA; encoded by the coding sequence ATGAGCCAACAGCGGAAGCTTGTGACCGAGGTGCCAGGACCGCGCTCGCGTGAGCTGATGGCGCGCAGGAAGGGCGCCGTGGCCCAGGGCTACGGGCACGTCGCGCCGGTCTTCGTCGAGCGGGCCAGTGGCGCGGTCGTCGAGGACGTGGACGGGAACGCGTTCATCGACTTCAGCTCCGGCATCGCGGTCACCAGCGTCGGGCACGCAGCGCCGCGGGTGGTCGACGGCGTACGCGAGCAGGTCGGCAACCTCACCCACATCTGCTTCAACGTGGCGCCGTTCGAGGCGTACGTGCGGGTCTGCGAGGAGCTGAACAACCGCACCCCTGGCACGTACGAGAAGCGGTCGGCGCTGTTCAACTCCGGCGCCGAGGCCGTCGAGAACGCGGTGAAGATCGCGCGCAGGCACACCGGCAGGCAGGCCGTCGTGGTGTTCGACCACGCGTACCACGGGCGTACGAACCTGACCATGGCGCTGACCGCGAAGAACGTGCCGTACAAGGACGGGTTCGGCCCGTTCGCGCCCGAGGTGTACCGGGTGCCGATGTCGTACCCGTTCCGCGAGCCGGTGGAGATGAGCGGTGCGGAGGCGGCCGACCGTGCGCTGGCGATGGTGGAGAGCCAGATCGGTGGCGCGAACGTGGCGTGCGTGCTGGTCGAGCCGATCCAGGGCGAGGGCGGTTTCGTCGTGCCGGCGCCGGGTTTCCTCGGCCGGCTGCAGGAGTGGTGTGGCGCCAACGGTGCGCTGTTCGTGGCCGACGAGATCCAGACCGGCTTCTGCCGTACCGGCGACTGGTTCGCCTGCGAGCACGAGGGGATCGTGCCCGACCTGGTGACGCTGGCGAAGGGCATGGCCGGCGGGCTGCCGCTGGCCGGGGTCACCGGCCGCGCGGAGGTGATGGACGCCGTGCCGCCAGGCGGTCTCGGCGGCACGTACGCGGGCAACCCGGTGGCGTGCGCGGCCGCGCTCGGCGCGATCGAGACCATGGCCGCCGAGGACCTCGCCGGCCGGGCCAGGCACATCGGTGACGTCATGCTGAAGCGGCTTGGCGAGCTGCAGACACGGGACGGCTGCATAGGCGACGTACGTGGCCGCGGCGCGATGATGGCCGTGGAGCTGGTGCAGCCCGGCACCCGCACGCCGGCGGCCGAGCTGACGGCCGCGGTCTCGCGTGCCACCCAGGAACGCGGGCTGCTCACGCTGACCTGCGGCACGAACAACAACGTGCTGCGCTTCCTGCCGCCGCTCGTGCTCGACGACGCGCTGCTCGACGACGGCCTCACCGTCCTCGGCGAGGCGTTCGACGCGGTCGCGTAG